One window of Candidatus Baltobacteraceae bacterium genomic DNA carries:
- a CDS encoding isoprenylcysteine carboxylmethyltransferase family protein, which yields MSDRQNDEFQAFVFKNRGALLTIPAALLAAFGKPSALSVTLGLPIALAGELVRCWAVGYSGVTTRGDHVEAPELISAGPYAHVRNPLYVGNFITAVGFAIAFTGKNSFAQKLVLRAAALGVMAGVYATIIPHEEQFLRKEFGAAFDRYCEEVPPLIPLADPVAGGNGTWKPEVIRSAESKTFGSFAAMLAILAFKGRKG from the coding sequence GTGAGTGATCGACAGAATGATGAGTTTCAGGCGTTCGTCTTTAAGAATCGCGGCGCGCTGCTGACGATTCCGGCGGCGTTGTTGGCGGCGTTTGGAAAACCTAGCGCGCTGAGCGTGACGTTGGGATTGCCGATCGCGCTGGCGGGCGAGCTCGTGCGCTGTTGGGCCGTTGGGTATTCGGGCGTGACCACGCGCGGCGACCATGTTGAAGCGCCCGAGCTAATCTCGGCTGGGCCGTACGCGCACGTGCGCAATCCGCTCTACGTGGGCAATTTTATTACGGCGGTTGGCTTCGCGATCGCGTTTACCGGGAAGAACTCGTTCGCGCAGAAGCTCGTGCTGCGAGCGGCCGCGCTCGGCGTGATGGCCGGCGTGTATGCGACGATCATTCCGCATGAAGAACAGTTCTTACGCAAGGAGTTCGGCGCGGCGTTCGACCGGTATTGCGAAGAGGTTCCCCCGCTGATTCCGCTGGCCGATCCCGTGGCCGGCGGCAACGGTACGTGGAAGCCGGAAGTGATTCGATCGGCCGAGAGCAAGACGTTCGGGAGTTTCGCAGCGATGCTTGCGATACTGGCGTTTAAGGGCCGCAAGGGGTAG
- a CDS encoding cation diffusion facilitator family transporter: MTTRRLVLALGLTAGVAALEFWGGLRSGSLALLTDAVHVCMDVFALGLALAALIGAQRPANRRKTFGYGRLEVLGALANGTLLFAATIVIVVEAAHRFVAPNAPQGALMSLVAFAGLVVNVTVGLLLLRDGKHNLNVRAALYHVAGDTLGAFAVIVGGLVILATHRAWIDPLLSLFVAAIIVIGIVRVLRDATDVLLEGAPRGVDTAEVRARLSDVAGVVEVHDLHLWSIGTGARALSAHVLLDDRRISEATFVLREIEGLVRDRYAVTHLTIQFECESCEPDDRVICTQRGTAG, encoded by the coding sequence ATGACAACTAGGCGGCTGGTTCTGGCTTTGGGGCTTACGGCGGGGGTGGCGGCGCTGGAGTTTTGGGGTGGACTGCGGTCGGGGAGTTTGGCGCTGCTTACCGATGCGGTGCACGTCTGTATGGATGTGTTTGCGTTGGGGCTCGCGCTCGCGGCGCTTATCGGGGCACAGCGGCCGGCGAATCGGCGCAAGACGTTTGGATACGGGCGGCTCGAAGTGCTCGGCGCACTCGCAAACGGAACGCTGCTCTTCGCGGCAACCATCGTTATCGTTGTCGAAGCGGCGCACCGGTTCGTCGCGCCGAACGCGCCGCAGGGCGCGTTGATGTCGCTCGTGGCGTTCGCCGGTCTCGTCGTCAACGTGACGGTCGGTCTGCTGCTCTTGCGCGATGGCAAACACAATCTCAATGTTCGAGCGGCGCTCTATCACGTCGCCGGCGACACGCTCGGTGCGTTCGCGGTAATCGTGGGCGGTCTCGTCATTCTCGCGACGCATCGCGCGTGGATCGATCCGCTGCTCTCGCTCTTCGTCGCGGCGATTATCGTGATCGGCATCGTGCGCGTGCTGCGCGACGCGACCGACGTGCTGCTCGAAGGCGCGCCGCGCGGCGTCGATACGGCGGAGGTGCGCGCGCGGTTGAGCGACGTCGCCGGCGTGGTGGAAGTGCACGACCTGCATCTGTGGTCGATCGGTACCGGCGCCCGCGCGCTCTCCGCGCACGTGTTGCTCGACGATCGGCGCATCAGCGAGGCCACGTTCGTGTTGCGCGAGATCGAAGGGCTGGTCCGCGATCGCTACGCCGTGACGCACCTGACGATCCAGTTCGAATGTGAGTCCTGCGAGCCCGACGACCGCGTCATCTGCACGCAGCGCGGCACCGCCGGCTAG